A window of the Streptomyces finlayi genome harbors these coding sequences:
- a CDS encoding MerR family transcriptional regulator — protein sequence MTPPDATGRQDAGFTTGEVARRLGVAPTTVRSWDRRYGLGPPLHTGGKHRRWTAADIARLERMCALTATGLPPAEAARIALVDQPTDGATTAKSVTPARPRGPIARSRARTGLQLGDVRQECRGMARAALRLDSGALDELLMTVIADYGVVAAWNEVIMPTLQAVGRKWESAGEKYVEVEHFLSWHVSGALRRCVPPAVPERSGGTTLLACVPGENHTLPLEALAAALAGRGLPVRMFGAALPVEALVEAVRRTGPAAVGLWAQSRTTASRPLAHHVAAMEWGVRGARRSPVVLALGPGWAGHTVPGVLRPSGLSEALTAFEAVVTR from the coding sequence GTGACTCCTCCTGACGCGACCGGACGGCAAGACGCCGGTTTCACGACCGGCGAGGTGGCCAGGCGGCTCGGCGTCGCCCCGACGACGGTCCGCTCCTGGGACCGCCGGTACGGCCTCGGCCCGCCTCTGCACACCGGTGGCAAGCACCGCCGCTGGACGGCGGCGGACATCGCCCGGCTCGAGCGGATGTGCGCGCTGACCGCCACTGGTCTGCCGCCCGCGGAGGCAGCCAGGATCGCACTCGTCGACCAGCCGACCGACGGGGCCACCACGGCGAAGAGTGTCACCCCCGCCCGTCCGCGCGGTCCCATCGCGCGCAGCCGGGCACGCACCGGCCTGCAGCTGGGCGACGTGCGCCAGGAGTGCAGGGGAATGGCACGTGCCGCCCTCCGGCTGGACTCGGGCGCCCTGGACGAACTCCTCATGACGGTGATCGCCGACTACGGAGTGGTGGCCGCCTGGAACGAGGTGATCATGCCGACGCTCCAGGCTGTCGGCCGTAAGTGGGAGAGCGCGGGCGAGAAGTACGTGGAGGTCGAACACTTTCTGTCCTGGCACGTTTCCGGCGCCCTGCGCCGTTGCGTCCCACCGGCTGTGCCCGAGCGCTCCGGCGGCACGACGCTGCTGGCCTGCGTCCCTGGCGAGAACCACACCCTTCCCTTGGAAGCCCTCGCCGCCGCGCTGGCCGGACGTGGCCTGCCGGTGAGGATGTTCGGCGCAGCCCTGCCGGTCGAGGCGCTCGTCGAGGCGGTGCGCAGGACCGGACCCGCGGCGGTCGGCCTCTGGGCCCAGTCCCGTACGACCGCCAGCCGGCCACTGGCCCACCACGTTGCCGCCATGGAGTGGGGCGTACGGGGAGCCCGCAGGAGTCCGGTCGTACTGGCCCTCGGCCCGGGATGGGCCGGGCACACGGTGCCGGGCGTGCTCCGGCCGTCAGGACTCTCCGAAGCACTGACGGCTTTCGAGGCGGTCGTGACGAGGTGA
- a CDS encoding DUF4383 domain-containing protein: protein MKLQEELPVDHHLARVYRYGAAFCGGILLIFGCLGFAGSLSPFDTAGGTVAGMTTNIALSVVSTVIGISLIAGAVVGGNFASTLNTAVGALFLLSGFAHIFVLGRPANILDFGMSNVLFSFVMGLVILTFGMYGRVTSRLSHDNPYWRRRHPRQAARESRNRRRAASSPTSAGEQPVERTSQSPPPLTSEQP, encoded by the coding sequence ATGAAGCTGCAAGAAGAACTTCCAGTGGACCACCACCTGGCCCGCGTGTACCGCTACGGCGCCGCGTTCTGCGGTGGCATCCTGCTCATCTTCGGCTGCCTCGGCTTCGCCGGCTCCCTCAGCCCGTTCGACACCGCAGGCGGCACGGTCGCCGGCATGACGACCAACATCGCGCTCAGCGTCGTCTCGACCGTCATCGGGATCTCACTGATCGCCGGTGCGGTCGTGGGCGGCAACTTCGCGTCGACTCTCAACACGGCCGTCGGCGCACTGTTCCTGCTGAGCGGTTTCGCCCACATCTTCGTGCTCGGCAGGCCCGCGAACATCCTTGACTTCGGCATGTCGAACGTGCTGTTCAGCTTCGTCATGGGCCTGGTCATCCTCACCTTCGGCATGTACGGCCGGGTCACGAGCAGGCTCTCGCACGACAACCCGTACTGGCGGCGTCGACATCCGCGACAGGCCGCCCGCGAGTCCCGGAACCGTCGCCGAGCGGCATCGTCCCCGACCTCCGCCGGGGAACAGCCTGTGGAGCGGACGTCCCAGTCCCCGCCGCCACTGACCTCCGAACAGCCCTGA
- a CDS encoding lycopene cyclase family protein, with amino-acid sequence MPEELGQVEAVVVGGGAAGLSLAHCLTRSGTRAVTVVEAPDGPLRPAERTWCYWDDGPGEFDEAVVASWTRLRITAADGESITCDPTPLRYRMLRSGSFEELVRSRLAQYPTARILRATAHDVCDVGGGAEVHCTAAEGHPLTVRGRNVFDSRPLRRLPPARTTLLQHFRGWFVHTAAACFDPDVADLMDFRVPQPARGLAFGYVLPLAPDRALVEYTEFSRTPLSTAAYETALRHYTDDVLRLGPFRVETAEQGVIPMTDARFPRRTGQAVFRIGAAGGATRPATGYTFAAVQRQSRAIAAALRDGGEPAPRPHGRRALAMDAVVLRALDTGRIDGPRFFTDLFRRTPTERLLRFLDGGSTPWEEFGIGLRTPVIPMLRTAAELPFLRRRTPSPSEELHR; translated from the coding sequence GTGCCGGAGGAGCTGGGACAGGTGGAAGCGGTCGTCGTCGGCGGCGGAGCGGCCGGACTGTCGCTGGCGCACTGCCTGACGCGGTCGGGAACCAGGGCTGTGACCGTTGTCGAGGCTCCGGACGGCCCGCTGCGGCCTGCCGAACGTACCTGGTGCTACTGGGACGACGGGCCCGGCGAGTTCGACGAAGCCGTCGTCGCCTCCTGGACACGGCTGCGGATCACCGCAGCGGACGGCGAGAGCATCACCTGCGATCCCACGCCGCTGCGCTACCGCATGCTGCGGTCCGGGTCGTTCGAGGAACTGGTCCGCTCCCGGCTGGCGCAGTACCCCACCGCGCGCATCCTGCGTGCCACGGCCCACGACGTGTGCGACGTGGGCGGCGGAGCCGAGGTGCACTGCACCGCCGCCGAAGGACACCCGCTGACCGTGCGCGGCAGGAACGTGTTCGACTCCCGGCCCCTGCGCCGGCTGCCGCCTGCCCGTACCACGCTGCTCCAGCACTTCCGCGGCTGGTTCGTGCACACAGCGGCCGCGTGCTTCGACCCGGACGTGGCGGATCTGATGGACTTCCGGGTGCCGCAGCCGGCCCGCGGCCTCGCGTTCGGCTACGTCCTGCCCCTGGCACCGGACCGGGCCCTGGTCGAGTACACCGAGTTCTCCCGGACCCCGCTGTCCACCGCCGCGTACGAGACCGCTCTGCGTCACTACACCGACGACGTGCTCCGGCTGGGACCCTTTCGCGTCGAAACCGCCGAGCAGGGCGTCATCCCCATGACCGACGCACGCTTCCCGCGCCGAACAGGGCAGGCCGTCTTCCGTATCGGGGCCGCCGGAGGCGCCACCCGCCCGGCGACCGGCTACACGTTCGCCGCCGTACAGCGCCAGAGCCGGGCCATCGCCGCCGCGCTCCGTGACGGGGGGGAGCCCGCGCCGCGTCCGCACGGCCGACGGGCACTGGCGATGGACGCGGTGGTGCTACGGGCGCTCGACACCGGTCGGATCGACGGCCCACGCTTCTTCACGGACCTCTTTCGCCGTACTCCGACGGAGCGGCTCCTTCGCTTCCTCGACGGCGGGAGCACACCCTGGGAGGAGTTCGGTATCGGTCTGCGTACTCCGGTGATCCCCATGCTCCGCACCGCTGCCGAACTGCCGTTCCTCCGCCGCCGAACCCCCTCACCGTCCGAGGAGCTCCACCGATGA
- a CDS encoding DUF5914 domain-containing protein: MRDLSGGGRWRSPLRLRRGPGWFDQAPTWREAQPSLISDALARASARPSGNWFVVGASRNIAGDRAYGRTVSGVEVVLWRTRAGVVQAGPGACPHLGAPLREATVVCGTLLCRWHGLALRGGPFAGWEPYPAHDDGVLVWVRLDEAGGEEPLDHPVLPRRPAPANVVDSVFTAVGRCEPQDVVANRLDPWHGSWFHPYSFVDLRVVSTPRGDLDDAFGVEVSFRVAGRLVVPVRAVFTAPEPRTVVMHITEGEGATSVVETHATPLTPPGDRNPRTAVVEAVIAASDRRGFALARAAAPALRPLMRRAAGRLWRDDLAYAERRWSLRSEGRFPG; encoded by the coding sequence ATGAGGGATCTGTCGGGCGGCGGGCGCTGGAGGTCGCCGCTGCGGCTGCGCCGGGGACCCGGTTGGTTCGACCAGGCACCGACCTGGCGGGAGGCACAGCCGTCCCTGATCTCCGACGCCCTCGCGCGGGCGTCCGCGAGGCCCTCGGGAAACTGGTTCGTCGTCGGCGCCTCCCGGAATATCGCCGGGGACCGCGCGTACGGCAGAACCGTGAGTGGAGTGGAGGTCGTGCTGTGGCGCACGCGGGCGGGCGTCGTCCAAGCCGGGCCGGGCGCGTGCCCGCACCTCGGGGCTCCGCTGCGCGAGGCCACAGTGGTGTGCGGAACGCTTCTGTGCCGTTGGCACGGCCTGGCCCTCCGGGGCGGCCCGTTCGCCGGGTGGGAGCCGTATCCCGCCCACGACGACGGGGTGCTGGTGTGGGTACGTCTCGACGAGGCCGGAGGCGAGGAGCCCTTGGATCATCCGGTGCTGCCCCGGCGCCCGGCGCCCGCGAACGTGGTGGACTCGGTCTTCACGGCTGTGGGGCGGTGCGAACCACAGGACGTCGTTGCCAACCGGCTCGACCCCTGGCACGGGTCCTGGTTCCATCCGTACTCGTTCGTCGACCTGCGTGTGGTGAGCACCCCACGCGGCGACCTCGACGACGCGTTCGGCGTCGAGGTCTCCTTCCGGGTCGCCGGACGCCTGGTGGTGCCCGTACGGGCGGTGTTCACCGCGCCCGAGCCGCGTACGGTCGTCATGCACATCACCGAGGGGGAGGGGGCCACCTCCGTCGTGGAGACGCATGCCACCCCCCTGACCCCACCGGGAGACCGGAACCCCCGGACCGCCGTGGTCGAGGCGGTCATCGCCGCATCGGACCGGCGCGGCTTCGCGCTGGCACGCGCTGCCGCCCCGGCACTGCGCCCGCTCATGCGCCGGGCGGCCGGGCGGCTGTGGCGTGACGACCTGGCGTACGCCGAGCGCCGCTGGTCGCTGCGCAGCGAGGGGCGCTTCCCCGGCTGA
- a CDS encoding NAD(P)/FAD-dependent oxidoreductase translates to MTDQQRSTPDVLVVGAGLAGIACALDLCRAGLRVEVLEASDGVGGRMRTDRKDGFLLDRGFQVFNTAYPQVRKRIALRDLRLRPFTPGLLAQTSTGRVRIADPTRRPGAAGSLLPGRALSARDLTALAALTARDVLLPAGSIKRRPDRTTSAALARAGLSPRAVDDLLRPFLSGVFLEEELATSARFFHLVWRSIARGTLCLPAEGIGAVPAQLAAGLPDGTLHLETPVAAVTDAGVLLDDGSERAGTVVVLATDGPTAARLLPGLPAPDGRTVTTYYHATDISPLAEPTLIVDSSPAVLNTCVLTEVTPTYAPPGTALVSTSVLGGGPPGGDATVRSRLAELYGTDTDAWTPIATYTVKDALPAMLPPWPLSRTTRFAPQRHVCGDHRATGSVQGALASGTRAAREVLADPARP, encoded by the coding sequence ATGACCGATCAACAGCGCTCGACGCCTGATGTTCTCGTCGTCGGTGCCGGTCTGGCGGGTATCGCCTGCGCACTGGACCTGTGCCGTGCGGGCCTGCGGGTCGAGGTGCTGGAAGCCTCGGACGGCGTGGGCGGCCGGATGCGCACCGACCGCAAGGACGGCTTCCTGCTGGACCGGGGCTTCCAGGTCTTCAACACCGCCTACCCGCAGGTGAGGAAGCGCATCGCCCTGCGGGACCTGCGCCTGAGGCCGTTCACCCCCGGGCTGCTCGCCCAGACGTCCACAGGACGGGTGCGGATCGCCGACCCCACCAGACGTCCCGGAGCGGCCGGGAGTCTGCTGCCCGGGAGGGCGCTCTCGGCGCGGGACCTCACCGCGCTCGCCGCGCTCACCGCACGCGACGTCCTGCTTCCCGCCGGCTCCATCAAGCGCCGGCCCGACCGCACCACCTCGGCCGCGCTCGCCCGCGCCGGACTGTCACCGCGTGCGGTCGACGACCTGCTGCGGCCCTTCCTGTCGGGAGTGTTCCTGGAGGAGGAACTGGCCACCTCCGCCCGCTTCTTCCACCTAGTCTGGCGCAGCATCGCCCGAGGCACACTCTGCCTCCCCGCCGAGGGCATCGGCGCGGTGCCGGCCCAGCTCGCCGCCGGCCTGCCGGACGGCACGCTCCACCTCGAAACCCCCGTCGCCGCCGTGACCGACGCCGGTGTGCTCCTCGACGACGGCAGCGAGCGGGCGGGAACCGTGGTCGTCCTGGCCACGGACGGGCCGACGGCCGCCCGCCTGCTGCCGGGCCTCCCGGCTCCGGACGGCCGTACGGTGACGACCTACTACCACGCGACCGACATCTCGCCCCTGGCGGAACCGACGCTGATCGTCGACAGCAGCCCGGCCGTCCTGAACACGTGCGTACTCACCGAGGTCACGCCCACCTACGCCCCGCCCGGTACGGCACTGGTGTCGACCTCCGTGCTCGGCGGCGGTCCGCCGGGCGGGGACGCCACGGTACGAAGCCGCCTTGCCGAGCTGTACGGCACCGACACGGACGCCTGGACGCCCATCGCCACGTACACGGTGAAGGACGCCCTGCCCGCGATGCTGCCGCCCTGGCCACTGAGCCGGACCACCCGCTTCGCTCCGCAGCGCCATGTGTGCGGGGACCACCGGGCGACGGGATCGGTACAAGGCGCTCTGGCATCGGGTACCCGTGCGGCACGGGAGGTACTGGCCGATCCGGCCCGCCCATGA
- a CDS encoding FAD-dependent oxidoreductase: protein MRTTSRRTAIRRGRDRKAEVILPVPGRDRCTGDAPRTAVIGGGIAGLAAATALAERGARVTLYERETSLGGRLSGWRTRLTDGSEATMSRGFHAFFRQYYNLRGLLRRTDPELSALCPLPDYPLRHSSGLTDSFARVPRTPPWSALGFAALSPTFGWRDLAAMDPRSALPLLDVRVPEVYERFDDVSAADFLADIRFPETARHLAFEVFSRSFFADPRELSAAEMLLMFHIYFLGSSEGLLFDVPREPFPSALWEPLGAYLDRLGVDVRTGVRVHGVRPVGGGVVEVESGAGSERCGAAVLALDVAGLRHVVEASPRLGSAAWRENIARLRNAPPFLVSRLWLDRPVREERAGFLGTSGYGGLDNVSVLDRFEGEAARWARRTGGSVVELHAYAVDGGAEPKEVQESLVARLHEVYPETANARIIDARHEWRADCPMFTVGSYGGRPSVRTPHPQVMVAGDTVRCDLPVALMERAATTGFLAANALLAGWGVRGQVLWTVPRAGRSPALRALAALAGHT, encoded by the coding sequence ATGAGGACGACCTCGCGGCGCACCGCCATCCGCCGGGGCCGGGACCGGAAGGCTGAGGTGATCCTGCCTGTCCCGGGAAGGGACCGCTGCACCGGAGACGCACCCCGCACGGCTGTGATCGGCGGCGGAATCGCGGGCCTCGCCGCAGCCACGGCGCTCGCCGAACGAGGAGCCCGCGTCACCCTCTACGAGCGCGAAACGTCGCTCGGCGGCCGTCTGAGCGGGTGGCGCACCCGCCTCACGGACGGCTCCGAGGCCACCATGAGCCGCGGATTCCACGCCTTCTTCCGCCAGTACTACAACCTTCGCGGGCTGCTGCGCCGCACGGATCCGGAACTGTCCGCGCTCTGCCCCCTGCCCGACTACCCCCTGCGGCACAGCAGCGGCCTGACGGACAGTTTCGCCCGCGTGCCGCGTACTCCGCCCTGGAGCGCACTCGGCTTCGCGGCCCTCAGTCCCACGTTCGGGTGGCGCGACCTGGCCGCGATGGACCCGCGCTCGGCGCTGCCGCTGCTCGACGTGCGGGTGCCCGAGGTGTACGAGCGGTTCGACGACGTCAGCGCCGCGGACTTCCTGGCGGACATCCGGTTCCCCGAGACCGCGAGGCACCTGGCGTTCGAGGTCTTCTCGCGCAGCTTCTTCGCCGATCCGCGCGAACTGTCGGCGGCCGAGATGCTGTTGATGTTCCACATCTACTTCCTCGGCTCGTCCGAGGGCCTGCTCTTCGACGTACCCAGGGAACCGTTCCCGTCGGCCCTGTGGGAACCACTGGGCGCCTATCTGGACCGGCTCGGCGTCGACGTGCGTACGGGCGTCCGCGTGCACGGCGTCCGGCCGGTCGGGGGCGGCGTCGTGGAGGTGGAGAGCGGCGCCGGGAGTGAGCGCTGCGGCGCGGCGGTCCTCGCCCTCGACGTGGCCGGCCTGCGGCACGTCGTGGAGGCGTCACCCCGGTTGGGAAGCGCCGCCTGGCGCGAGAACATCGCCAGGCTGCGCAACGCGCCACCGTTCCTCGTCTCGCGCCTCTGGCTCGACCGGCCCGTACGCGAGGAGCGCGCCGGTTTCCTCGGCACCAGCGGGTACGGAGGCCTGGACAACGTCAGTGTGCTGGACCGCTTCGAGGGCGAGGCGGCTCGGTGGGCCCGACGTACGGGCGGCTCGGTGGTGGAACTCCACGCCTACGCCGTCGACGGGGGAGCCGAGCCGAAGGAGGTCCAGGAGAGCCTTGTAGCGCGGCTCCACGAGGTGTATCCGGAGACCGCGAACGCCCGCATCATCGACGCCCGCCACGAATGGCGGGCGGACTGCCCGATGTTCACGGTCGGCAGCTACGGCGGTCGGCCCTCCGTGCGGACGCCGCACCCACAGGTGATGGTGGCCGGCGACACGGTCCGCTGTGACCTGCCGGTCGCCCTCATGGAACGCGCCGCGACCACCGGCTTCCTGGCGGCCAATGCCCTGCTCGCCGGATGGGGCGTGCGCGGGCAGGTCCTGTGGACGGTGCCCCGCGCGGGCCGGTCCCCGGCCCTGCGAGCCCTGGCCGCCCTGGCCGGACACACCTGA
- a CDS encoding RNA polymerase sigma factor has protein sequence MHTTSRPAEPSLPPADAPGDQELVRRFLAADELAFAAVYRRWGPLVRTMASRSIGDVHEAEDVTQQVFLAAWRGRAGFRPERGALGAWLVGIARLKIIDALAARTRRLGLVDTVAHTLALSAPHETAPAPEAALDRVLLLDELIRLPSRQREVLRMAFYDDLTHAQIAERTGIPLGTVKSHARRGLHRLRDRIEDGHSTDVGGVEGHCIPSA, from the coding sequence ATGCACACCACCAGTCGTCCCGCCGAGCCGTCGCTTCCCCCGGCAGATGCACCGGGCGACCAGGAACTCGTCCGGCGCTTCCTCGCGGCCGACGAACTCGCGTTCGCGGCGGTGTACAGGCGATGGGGACCACTCGTCCGCACCATGGCGAGCCGGTCCATCGGCGACGTACACGAGGCGGAGGACGTGACCCAGCAGGTCTTTCTCGCCGCGTGGCGCGGACGGGCCGGCTTCCGGCCGGAACGTGGAGCGCTCGGCGCCTGGCTCGTCGGCATCGCACGCCTCAAGATCATCGACGCGCTCGCCGCCAGGACGCGGCGGCTCGGACTCGTCGACACGGTCGCCCACACGCTGGCCCTGTCCGCACCTCACGAGACCGCTCCGGCACCCGAGGCCGCCCTGGACCGGGTGCTCCTCCTCGATGAGCTGATCCGGCTCCCGAGCCGGCAGCGAGAGGTGCTCCGCATGGCGTTCTACGACGACCTGACACACGCGCAGATCGCAGAGCGCACGGGCATTCCGCTCGGCACCGTGAAGAGCCACGCGCGAAGAGGTCTGCACCGTCTGCGGGACCGGATCGAGGACGGTCACAGCACTGACGTGGGAGGAGTGGAGGGGCACTGCATACCGTCCGCCTAG
- a CDS encoding class I SAM-dependent methyltransferase, whose protein sequence is MTLLRDHDLTAAFDHAAPGYDRLVAANPGYHAELHRSARRLCLPHGGAGLHVLDLGCGTGSSTRALMRAAPHARITAVDASAGMLERALAKPWPDRVRFLHLTAEELLTAGHDGPYDAVLAAYLFRNVTDPDAVLRSVRSLLRPGGRLSVHEHSLSGSALHTVLWNAVCRGVIMPAGTLTGDRELYRHLWRSVLRFDTAPAFASRLGRAGFTGVRTVPVAGWQTGVVHTFLAENGSLSEGAAS, encoded by the coding sequence ATGACACTTCTGCGCGACCACGACCTCACCGCGGCCTTCGACCACGCCGCCCCCGGGTACGACCGTCTCGTCGCGGCCAACCCCGGCTACCACGCCGAACTGCACCGATCCGCACGGCGGCTGTGCCTGCCGCACGGAGGGGCGGGGCTCCATGTGCTCGACCTCGGCTGCGGCACCGGCTCGTCGACAAGGGCACTGATGCGGGCCGCCCCGCACGCGCGCATCACGGCCGTGGACGCCTCCGCCGGGATGCTGGAGCGTGCACTCGCCAAACCCTGGCCCGACCGTGTGCGCTTCCTGCACCTCACCGCGGAGGAACTGCTGACGGCCGGCCACGACGGACCCTATGACGCGGTACTGGCCGCCTATCTGTTCCGCAACGTCACCGATCCGGACGCCGTGCTCCGCTCCGTCCGGTCCCTCCTGCGGCCCGGTGGGCGCCTGTCCGTCCACGAGCACAGCCTCAGCGGCTCCGCCCTGCACACCGTGCTGTGGAACGCCGTGTGCCGAGGAGTGATCATGCCGGCGGGCACACTGACCGGCGACCGCGAGCTGTACCGCCATCTGTGGCGCAGCGTCCTGCGCTTCGACACGGCCCCCGCCTTCGCGTCCCGGCTCGGCCGGGCCGGCTTCACCGGTGTGCGTACGGTCCCTGTCGCCGGATGGCAGACCGGCGTGGTCCACACCTTCCTCGCGGAGAACGGCTCCCTGTCCGAAGGGGCGGCATCCTGA
- the crtI gene encoding phytoene desaturase family protein, protein MKTVPGSTDHVVVVGAGLSGLAATLHVLGSGRQVTVVERGAGPGGRAGRIEFGGYLADSGPTVLTMPHLADEAFAAVGDSLYRRVELIELHPAYRARFADGTQVDVHTDGDAMEEEVRRFAGAAEAAGYRRLRGWLHQLYRAQMRRFIDTNFDSPFQLLHPDLARLAALGGFGRLDPQIGRFLSDERLRRVFSFQALYAGVTPARALAAYAVIAFMDTVAGVYYPRGGVHALPRAMADAAGDAGGRFRWSAEVTELERSAGRVRAVHLASGERIACDAVILTPDLPVVHRLLGRAPRRPVRLRHSPSAVILHAGTDRTWPELAHHTISFGAAWERTFDELTRTGQLMSDPSLLITRPTTHDPGLSPEGKHLHYVLAPCPNTTTGPSADAWHDLGPRYRDSLVTELERRGLNGFGDSVDRELLVTPMDWTAQGHAAGTPFSVSHTFAQTGPFRPRNLVRGWDNVVLAGCGTTPGVGVPTVLISGKLAAARITGLPRPVRTGPAAPNRTVVASRKGSAHDPS, encoded by the coding sequence GTGAAAACCGTGCCCGGGTCCACGGATCACGTGGTGGTGGTCGGCGCCGGTCTGTCCGGCCTGGCCGCCACCTTGCATGTGCTCGGCTCCGGCCGCCAGGTGACCGTGGTCGAGCGGGGCGCCGGACCGGGCGGCCGTGCCGGCCGGATCGAGTTCGGCGGGTACCTGGCGGATTCCGGCCCGACCGTCCTGACCATGCCCCATCTGGCGGACGAGGCCTTCGCCGCCGTGGGCGACAGCCTGTACCGGCGGGTGGAACTCATCGAGCTGCACCCGGCCTACCGGGCGCGCTTCGCCGACGGCACCCAGGTGGACGTGCACACGGACGGGGACGCCATGGAGGAAGAGGTACGGCGCTTCGCGGGCGCCGCCGAGGCCGCGGGGTACCGGAGGCTGCGCGGCTGGCTGCATCAGTTGTACCGAGCCCAGATGCGGCGGTTCATCGACACGAACTTCGACTCCCCCTTCCAGCTCCTCCACCCGGATCTGGCCCGGCTGGCCGCCTTGGGCGGCTTCGGGCGACTGGATCCGCAGATCGGCAGGTTCCTCTCCGACGAGCGACTGCGCAGGGTGTTCTCCTTCCAGGCGCTGTACGCCGGGGTGACACCGGCCCGGGCGCTCGCCGCCTACGCCGTCATCGCCTTCATGGACACGGTGGCGGGGGTCTACTACCCCCGGGGCGGCGTGCACGCGCTGCCCCGCGCCATGGCGGACGCGGCCGGTGACGCCGGGGGCCGGTTCCGCTGGTCGGCCGAGGTGACCGAACTGGAGCGCTCCGCCGGACGCGTACGGGCCGTGCACCTGGCGTCCGGCGAGCGGATCGCATGCGACGCGGTGATCCTGACACCAGATCTGCCCGTGGTGCACCGCCTCCTGGGGCGGGCCCCGCGACGCCCCGTACGGCTGCGCCACTCCCCCTCCGCGGTGATCCTCCACGCTGGTACGGACCGCACCTGGCCCGAGCTCGCGCATCACACGATCTCCTTCGGCGCCGCCTGGGAGCGCACCTTCGACGAACTGACACGCACCGGACAGCTGATGAGTGATCCGTCGCTGCTGATCACCAGGCCGACCACGCACGACCCTGGACTCTCGCCGGAGGGGAAGCACCTGCACTACGTCCTGGCTCCGTGCCCGAACACCACCACCGGGCCGTCGGCCGATGCCTGGCACGACCTGGGCCCGCGCTACCGCGACAGTCTCGTGACCGAGCTGGAACGCCGGGGGCTGAACGGATTCGGCGACTCCGTCGACCGTGAGCTGCTGGTGACGCCGATGGACTGGACGGCTCAGGGGCATGCGGCGGGCACACCGTTCTCCGTGTCCCACACCTTCGCCCAGACCGGCCCGTTCCGGCCGCGCAATCTTGTGCGCGGATGGGACAACGTCGTCCTGGCCGGGTGCGGGACGACGCCCGGGGTGGGCGTGCCCACCGTCCTCATCAGCGGAAAGCTCGCCGCGGCCCGCATCACCGGCCTTCCCCGCCCGGTGCGGACAGGACCGGCAGCCCCGAATCGGACCGTCGTGGCATCCAGGAAGGGCAGCGCCCATGACCCGTCGTGA
- a CDS encoding phytoene/squalene synthase family protein — protein MTRRELDAAGITDPGLRAAYATCRQLNARYGRTYFLSTRLLPVERRCAVHALYGFARWADDIVDDLDRRETPEQRDRLLKQLESDLAHGLRTGSGTEPVVRAVADTAGRYDIAPWLFTDFMASMRSDLSATDYATYPDLRAYMHGSAAVIGLQMLPVLGTVVAREEAAPHAAALGVAFQLTNFLRDVGEDLDRGRVYLPADLLAAHGVDRPMLEWSRRTGRPDPRIRAALMAADAMTRAEYREAEPGIRMLDPRVRPCIRTAYTLYGGILDAIADDGYPVLHRRCVVPRRRRARTAAAGLVRILGARVRTRSPAPAVPVRGPVPQGEEHSR, from the coding sequence ATGACCCGTCGTGAGCTGGATGCCGCGGGCATCACCGATCCAGGCCTTCGCGCGGCCTACGCGACCTGCCGACAGCTCAACGCCCGTTATGGCAGGACCTACTTCCTTTCGACCCGTCTGCTGCCGGTCGAACGACGCTGCGCGGTCCACGCCCTCTACGGGTTCGCCCGCTGGGCGGACGACATCGTCGACGACCTCGACCGCCGGGAGACGCCGGAGCAACGTGACCGGCTGCTGAAGCAGTTGGAGAGCGACCTCGCGCACGGGCTGCGAACGGGCAGCGGGACGGAGCCCGTGGTGCGGGCAGTGGCGGACACGGCGGGGCGGTACGACATCGCTCCGTGGCTGTTCACCGACTTCATGGCCTCCATGCGCAGCGATCTGAGCGCCACCGACTATGCGACGTACCCCGATCTGCGCGCGTACATGCACGGTTCGGCCGCGGTGATCGGGCTGCAGATGCTGCCGGTGCTCGGGACGGTGGTCGCCCGCGAGGAGGCCGCACCGCACGCGGCGGCCCTCGGCGTCGCGTTCCAGCTCACGAACTTCCTGCGCGATGTGGGCGAGGACCTGGACCGGGGGCGCGTCTATCTGCCGGCGGATCTGCTCGCCGCTCACGGGGTGGACCGGCCGATGCTGGAGTGGAGCCGTCGCACGGGCCGGCCGGATCCGCGCATCCGCGCCGCCTTGATGGCGGCCGACGCGATGACCCGGGCGGAGTACCGGGAGGCGGAACCGGGCATCAGGATGCTCGACCCGCGGGTGAGGCCCTGCATCCGCACGGCCTACACGCTGTACGGCGGCATCCTGGACGCGATCGCCGACGACGGGTACCCGGTGCTGCACCGCCGGTGCGTTGTTCCGCGTCGCCGCAGGGCTCGGACGGCTGCCGCCGGACTCGTACGCATCCTGGGCGCCCGGGTCCGTACCCGGTCGCCCGCCCCAGCCGTTCCCGTGCGCGGTCCGGTACCTCAAGGGGAGGAGCACAGCCGATGA